The Megalops cyprinoides isolate fMegCyp1 chromosome 12, fMegCyp1.pri, whole genome shotgun sequence genome contains a region encoding:
- the prox1a gene encoding prospero homeobox protein 1a, whose product MPDHESAALLSRQPKRRRVDIGVKRTVGTASVVFARANASLLCAMNPHGSEQDVDCSVVQHADGEKSNVLRKLLKRANSYEEAMMPFPGATIISQLLKNNMTKNGGAEPGFPGGGLSGAGSELHQEDACSNSSRESPRECPSPFGRPALGQFDVERLSDEHLRAKRARVENIIRGMSHSPSVTLRAGEGEREGAVPPASPRDSYRENKRKQKLPQQQQQSFQQLVSARKEQKQEERRQLKLQLEDMQKQLRQLQEKFYQIYDSTDSENDEEGNLSEGSMRSDPEQRAHDSAPDRSDNEMSDLDPTHFLDRARALIREQTLMAEGGKPKRDGPRGKGQAPPSMHAEGKQLAETLKQELNTAMSQVVDTVVKVFAKPPRPVPQVFPPLPMPQDRFTVNGENPNFHTANQRLQCFGDVIIPNPLDSFGGMPVPSSNDQTEALPLVVRKNSADQSSSLPPPGSHHHPSLHPSPLSATMGFSPPSFRHPFPLPLMGYPFQNPLGTPSGAYPGKDRSSPESLDLSRETASLRTKMSSNHLNHHRSCSPSHPGGTEGLSLSLIKSECGDLQDMSEISPYSGSTIQEGLSPNHLKKAKLMFFYTRYPSSNMLKMFFSDVKFNRCITSQLIKWFSNFREFYYIQMEKFARQAINDGVAGNEELSVSRDCELFRALNMHYNKANDFEVPERFLEVAQITLREFFNAIVAGKDVDPSWKKAIYKVICKLDSEVPEIFKSPNCLQELLHE is encoded by the exons ATGCCTGACCATGAGAGCGCAGCCCTCCTAAGCAGACAACCCAAGAGAAGAAGAGTTGACATTGGAGTTAAAAGGACCGTAGGGACAGCGTCGGTGGTCTTCGCCCGAGCGAACGCAAGCCTGTTGTGTGCCATGAATCCCCACGGCTCCGAGCAGGATGTGGACTGTTCGGTGGTGCAGCACGCGGACGGGGAGAAGTCCAACGTGCTCCGCAAGCTGCTGAAGAGGGCCAACTCGTACGAGGAGGCCATGATGCCCTTCCCGGGAGCCACCATCATCTCCCAGCTgctgaaaaacaacatgacCAAAAACGGCGGCGCTGAGCCGGGCTTCCCCGGCGGCGGGCTGTCCGGCGCGGGCTCCGAGCTCCACCAGGAGGACGCCTGCAGCAACTCGTCCCGCGAGAGCCCGCGAGAGTGCCCCTCGCCCTTCGGCCGGCCCGCCCTCGGCCAGTTCGACGTGGAGCGGCTGAGCGACGAGCACCTGCGGGCCAAGCGCGCCCGCGTGGAGAACATCATCCGCGGCATGAGCCACTCGCCCAGCGTGACGCTGCGGGCGGGCGAGGGCGAGCGAGAGGGCGCCGTGCCGCCCGCCAGCCCCCGCGACAGCTACCGCGAGAACAAGCGCAAGCAGAAGctgccccagcagcagcagcagagcttcCAGCAGCTGGTGTCGGCCCGCAAGGAGCAGAAGCAGGAGGAGCGGCGGcagctgaagctgcagctggaggacaTGCAGAAGCAGCTgcggcagctgcaggagaagtTCTACCAGATCTACGACAGCACCGACTCGGAGAACGACGAGGAGGGCAACCTGTCAGAGGGCAGCATGCGCTCCGACCCAGAGCAGCGGGCGCACGACTCCGCCCCCGACCGCTCCGACAACGAGATGTCCGACCTGGACCCCACCCACTTCCTGGACCGGGCGCGCGCCCTGATCCGGGAGCAGACCCTGATGGCGGAGGGGGGCAAGCCCAAGCGGGACGGCCCCCGGGGCAAGGGCCAGGCCCCACCCTCGATGCATGCCGAGGGGAAGCAGCTGGCCGAGACACTGAAGCAGGAGCTGAACACCGCCATGTCGCAGGTGGTGGACACCGTGGTCAAGGTGTTCGCCAAGCCGCCACGCCCGGTCCCCCAGGTGTTCCCGCCCCTCCCGATGCCGCAGGACCGCTTCACCGTCAACGGGGAGAATCCCAACTTCCACACGGCCAATCAGAGGCTGCAGTGCTTCGGTGACGTCATCATCCCCAACCCCCTGGACTCCTTTGGGGGCATGCCGGTGCCCAGCTCCAACGACCAAACCGAGGCGCTGCCCCTGGTGGTCAGAAAGAACTCTGCAGACCAGTCatcctccctgccccctcccgggagccaccaccacccctccctgcacccctcccccctctctgccaccATGGGCTTCAGCCCACCCTCCTTCAGGcaccctttccccctccctctcatgGGCTACCCTTTCCAGAACCCTTTGGGCACCCCCTCGGGCGCCTATCCTGGCAAAGACAGGTCCTCGCCGGAGTCTCTGGACCTGTCCAGGGAGACCGCCAGCCTTCGGACCAAGATGTCCTCCAATCACCTGAACCACCACCGGTCCTGCTCCCCTTCGCACCCGGGTGGCACCGAGGGCCTGTCCTTGTCCCTAATCAAGTCAGAGTGCGGAGACCTTCAGGACATGTCCGAGATCTCACCGTACTCAGGAAGTACaat TCAGGAAGGACTGTCACCAAATCACTTAAAGAAGGCCAAGCTGATGTTCTTCTACACCAGATACCCCAGCTCCAACATGCTGAAGATGTTCTTCTCCGATGTCAAG ttTAACAGGTGCATCACGTCGCAGCTGATCAAGTGGTTCAGCAACTTCCGTGAGTTCTACTACATCCAGATGGAGAAGTTCGCCAGACAAGCCATCAACGACGGCGTGGCGGGTAACGAGGAGCTGAGCGTCAGCCGCGACTGCGAGCTCTTCCGCGCCCTCAACATGCACTACAACAAGGCCAACGACTTCGAG